The following coding sequences are from one Rathayibacter sp. SW19 window:
- a CDS encoding acyl-CoA-like ligand-binding transcription factor, which yields MTTEATTEVGLRERKKARTRLSIQHQALRLFREQGYDATTVEQIAAAADISPSTFFRYFPTKEDVVLADEYDPLAIAAIRNQPLDVPPIEAIRRAMHVTFDELAASDLADFDERVRLIFLVPELRAAASDQLFMQSLDEVAAMLAERLGVSADDLTVRTLAGSLLGVALSSMYRWAADPAEPLIDVLDKALRHLNAAYPLVGTAHSLG from the coding sequence ATGACCACGGAGGCCACGACCGAGGTCGGGCTGCGCGAACGCAAGAAGGCGCGCACGCGGCTCTCCATTCAGCATCAGGCGTTGCGCCTGTTTCGCGAACAGGGTTATGACGCGACAACGGTCGAGCAGATTGCTGCAGCAGCAGATATCTCGCCGAGCACGTTCTTCCGCTACTTCCCGACGAAGGAAGACGTTGTGCTCGCCGACGAATACGATCCCCTCGCGATTGCGGCAATCCGCAATCAGCCGCTGGATGTACCCCCGATTGAGGCGATCCGGCGTGCCATGCATGTGACGTTCGACGAGCTTGCCGCCTCGGATCTCGCGGACTTCGACGAGCGTGTTCGCTTGATCTTTCTTGTCCCGGAGTTGCGCGCGGCCGCATCCGATCAACTGTTCATGCAGTCGCTCGACGAGGTCGCGGCGATGCTCGCCGAGCGGCTCGGAGTCAGCGCCGACGACCTCACCGTTCGCACCCTCGCAGGCTCGCTGCTCGGGGTTGCACTGTCAAGCATGTATCGTTGGGCCGCCGATCCGGCGGAGCCGTTGATCGACGTTCTCGACAAAGCGCTTCGGCATCTGAACGCGGCGTACCCGTTGGTGGGCACTGCGCACTCACTAGGCTGA